TTCCGTCTTCATTTTACTCAAGGCTCCCGTCATCAGCCTATAACTTCTCCAAAACCTCAACAGCCCTGTCAAGCTGGCTGCCGTTATATTTTTCTATGTCGCCGGCATCGCAGAGCTGAGCTATGCGGGGATCCACAGGAATTTTTCCGAGCAGCTCAAAACCGTGCTTTGCGGCAGTCTCCTCAACCCTGCTCTCTCCGAAAATGCTGATTTTCTTTCCGCAGTCGGGGCACTCGATGTAGCTCATATTCTCAACAATTCCTAGCACGGGAATCTTCATAAGCTCCGCCATGCGCACAGCCTTCTCGACAATCAGGGAAACAAGATCCTGCGGCGAAGAAACGATAATAATTCCGTCAACCGGAAGCGACTGGAAAACAGTCAAAGGCACGTCTCCCGTCCCCGGAGGCATATCCACGAACATATAATCAACGCCCGTCCAGATAACGTCGCCCCAGAAC
This portion of the Candidatus Equadaptatus faecalis genome encodes:
- a CDS encoding Mrp/NBP35 family ATP-binding protein, whose amino-acid sequence is MGCSHDCSSCSENCSDRKEKFDFSVPAHNLSTVGKVIGIVSGKGGVGKSLVTSLLASTLQRRGSECAILDADITGPSIPKMFGISERASSNGEGILPVVSRSGVQLMSINLVMEDPAAPVVWRGPAIAEVVKQFWGDVIWTGVDYMFVDMPPGTGDVPLTVFQSLPVDGIIIVSSPQDLVSLIVEKAVRMAELMKIPVLGIVENMSYIECPDCGKKISIFGESRVEETAAKHGFELLGKIPVDPRIAQLCDAGDIEKYNGSQLDRAVEVLEKL